AATACAAAAAATATCAACATCAGGATCTTACTGATTATAGCTTTTATTTTGCGCCGAGTTTTGACCGTTACCATTATGCATCCTCCTTACGGAACAGCCCAAAGAATTTGAGCTGTATTACATTGAGAATAAATACTATAATAACCAGAACAATACCTGTTGCATAAGCGACATTGAGGTTTCCTTGTTCGAATCCTTGTTTGTACAGGTAACCTACCATTGTAAGTCCGGAGTCTTCTGGTGAATTGGTCAGCCAGAATATATAGCTCTGTGCGAACATCGCAAAACCGCCGTAAATGCTTATAGTAAGAACATAAATCGTAACCGATCTAAGCTGCGGTATGGTAACAAAAAAAGCTTTGACCAATAACCTGCGCCGTCTATATCGGCCGCTTCATACAACTCAACTGGTATATTCTGTAGTCCGGACAAGAAATAGATAACATTGATACCGATAGCCGTCCAAACACTCAATATAACCATTAAGAACATTGAAT
This DNA window, taken from [Clostridium] cellulosi, encodes the following:
- a CDS encoding hypothetical protein (Family membership), yielding MFAQSYIFWLTNSPEDSGLTMVGYLYKQGFEQGNLNVAYATGIVLVIIVFILNVIQLKFFGLFRKEDA